A region of Chloracidobacterium sp. DNA encodes the following proteins:
- a CDS encoding endonuclease/exonuclease/phosphatase family protein, whose protein sequence is MTSRTGSPAILDHDLNPYFPELLKFDSTAEMEASDLYTKIKPEVERIMNSVVVEHLSEPPAVAGGLIQSSETSNSLEIKLQPPATAGGSDIRALAWNLERGIRFDGILDALKNNDELKSKDVLLLAELDHGMARSGNRFVAREIACELKLNYAFAPVYIPLQKGSGVESEMEGENTGSIHGLAMMSPWPMKNVHAVPLPNGKDKMWGKEKRLGWLRALIADIEHPAGTFRAVTVHLDVHCSREHRRRQVRIILDHLNTLSPMPTLIGGDWNTTTFNAQTATHAILGYWRRVMMGIKNVAKNHFPHPDRYFERGLFGDLESRGYEYKNLNESGVGTLHYHIESIEKNTNLRDWVPEWCFKFIFWAAGRVGGSVSVRLDWFVGKGLRLAPETKPKTIANLVDSDGLPLSDHDAITVDFVLVART, encoded by the coding sequence ATGACTAGCCGCACGGGTTCGCCCGCAATTCTTGATCACGATCTCAATCCGTATTTCCCCGAACTGTTGAAGTTCGATTCAACGGCTGAGATGGAGGCGTCTGATCTTTATACAAAGATCAAGCCGGAAGTCGAACGCATCATGAACTCGGTTGTCGTCGAGCATTTGTCAGAACCGCCTGCGGTAGCGGGCGGGTTAATTCAATCGAGCGAAACTTCTAACAGTTTGGAAATTAAACTTCAACCACCCGCTACCGCAGGTGGTTCTGACATACGAGCACTCGCCTGGAATCTCGAACGCGGCATCCGCTTTGACGGCATCTTAGACGCTCTCAAAAACAACGATGAACTAAAAAGTAAAGACGTTCTACTCCTCGCCGAACTTGATCACGGGATGGCGCGAAGCGGTAATCGTTTTGTTGCGCGGGAAATAGCCTGCGAATTGAAATTGAATTACGCATTTGCTCCTGTCTATATTCCGCTGCAGAAGGGAAGCGGTGTTGAGTCTGAGATGGAAGGCGAGAATACTGGGTCGATCCATGGGCTTGCGATGATGTCTCCGTGGCCGATGAAAAATGTTCACGCCGTCCCTCTGCCGAATGGCAAGGACAAGATGTGGGGCAAGGAAAAAAGGCTGGGCTGGCTGAGGGCATTGATCGCCGATATTGAACATCCGGCGGGCACATTTCGAGCAGTGACGGTTCATCTTGATGTTCACTGCTCGCGCGAACATCGCCGTCGTCAGGTGCGGATAATTCTTGATCACCTGAATACACTTTCACCGATGCCGACGCTGATCGGCGGTGATTGGAACACGACGACTTTTAATGCTCAAACGGCGACGCACGCGATACTTGGTTATTGGCGGCGAGTGATGATGGGCATAAAAAATGTTGCCAAGAATCACTTTCCTCATCCCGACCGCTATTTCGAACGCGGGCTTTTCGGCGATCTCGAATCTCGCGGCTACGAATACAAAAACCTCAACGAATCGGGCGTCGGTACGCTGCACTATCACATTGAAAGCATCGAAAAAAACACCAATCTCCGCGATTGGGTGCCGGAATGGTGCTTCAAATTTATCTTCTGGGCCGCAGGGCGTGTCGGCGGAAGCGTTTCGGTCCGTTTGGACTGGTTCGTTGGAAAAGGTTTGCGGCTCGCACCTGAAACCAAGCCCAAGACCATCGCTAATTTGGTTGATTCTGATGGACTGCCGCTGTCCGATCACGATGCCATCACTGTGGACTTTGTGTTAGTAGCCCGCACGTAA
- a CDS encoding peptidase M14 produces the protein MRFGKIFGSSVAVFVFLFVVNAYSQSEMGKVAVEWQTAAERTDYKRTSTYDETVAYCKKLAAASGGLITYTTYGKSGEGRDLPLLIAARDGAFSAKWARKSGKAVVLIQAGIHSGEIDGKDAGLALFRDIAITKTRIGLLKDVVILFQVIYNVDGHENSNAFMRINQNGPDEMGWRANATNLNLNRDYMKADAPETRAWLKLWNDWKPDLFIDCHVSNGADFQYNVNYDHSQFQNTSPSIRAWMSEHFDKNVVPKIEAEGNITTNYFDLVGREITEGIAIGPSTPRFSTGYTSIRDRAGILVETHVYKPYKSRVRGTYDLLRYTIEEVGKAKGSLFAANVIADTQTLERGKTYDEKRQFPLKIELTNRSTPFVLKGVEYKMEDSQISGGKKVVYGTTPKEYTIPRFDEGKVTASVAPPLYYIIPPQYKDVIEVLKLHGVKFTRLTKARELDVESYKLTEPKWATSSFENRITVNCKPLPIKEKRTYAAGSVIVPLDQEAANVAIHLLEPAGPDSFVAWGFFNSVFEQKEYGENYILEKLAEKMLAEDPKLQGEFDRRLLDPAFARNPRARLEFFYQHSPYYLKQKVGIYPVGRILIRQ, from the coding sequence ATGAGATTTGGAAAGATTTTTGGCAGCTCGGTGGCGGTTTTTGTTTTTTTGTTCGTCGTGAACGCTTATTCACAGAGCGAGATGGGGAAGGTCGCGGTTGAGTGGCAGACGGCGGCTGAGAGGACGGATTACAAGAGGACTTCGACGTATGACGAGACGGTGGCGTATTGCAAGAAACTGGCGGCGGCTTCGGGCGGTTTGATCACTTATACGACGTATGGCAAGAGCGGCGAGGGTCGCGATCTGCCGCTGTTGATCGCGGCCCGCGACGGAGCGTTTTCGGCGAAGTGGGCGAGGAAATCGGGCAAGGCGGTCGTTTTAATTCAAGCAGGAATTCATTCGGGCGAGATAGACGGAAAAGATGCGGGACTTGCGCTATTCCGCGACATCGCGATCACTAAAACGCGGATCGGTCTATTAAAAGATGTCGTGATCCTTTTTCAGGTGATCTACAACGTCGACGGCCACGAAAACTCAAATGCGTTCATGCGGATAAATCAAAACGGCCCCGACGAAATGGGCTGGCGTGCGAACGCGACTAATCTCAATCTTAACCGCGATTACATGAAAGCCGACGCTCCCGAGACGCGGGCTTGGTTAAAACTTTGGAACGACTGGAAGCCCGATCTTTTTATCGATTGCCACGTTTCTAACGGAGCGGATTTTCAGTACAACGTTAATTACGACCATTCACAGTTTCAAAACACCAGCCCGTCGATAAGGGCTTGGATGAGCGAACATTTTGATAAAAATGTCGTGCCGAAGATCGAGGCCGAAGGCAATATCACGACGAACTATTTTGACCTCGTAGGCCGCGAGATAACCGAGGGCATTGCGATCGGCCCCTCGACGCCAAGATTTTCCACCGGCTACACGTCCATTCGCGATCGCGCCGGCATACTAGTCGAAACTCACGTTTATAAGCCCTATAAATCGCGTGTTCGCGGCACCTATGACCTTTTACGATACACGATCGAGGAAGTTGGCAAAGCAAAAGGAAGCCTGTTCGCCGCCAACGTTATTGCCGACACGCAGACTCTCGAACGCGGTAAGACTTATGATGAAAAGCGGCAGTTTCCTTTGAAGATAGAGCTAACAAACAGATCAACGCCATTTGTTTTAAAGGGCGTTGAGTACAAGATGGAAGACAGCCAGATTTCCGGCGGCAAAAAGGTCGTTTACGGCACCACGCCCAAGGAATACACGATCCCGCGTTTTGACGAAGGCAAGGTCACGGCTTCCGTCGCACCGCCGCTCTATTACATCATTCCGCCGCAATATAAAGATGTGATCGAGGTTCTAAAACTGCATGGCGTCAAGTTCACTCGTTTAACAAAGGCTCGAGAGCTCGATGTCGAAAGCTACAAATTAACCGAGCCAAAATGGGCAACGTCTTCATTTGAAAACCGCATAACCGTCAATTGCAAACCGCTCCCGATAAAAGAAAAACGCACGTACGCAGCTGGTTCGGTCATCGTCCCGCTCGATCAGGAAGCAGCAAACGTAGCCATCCATCTGCTCGAACCTGCAGGACCCGATTCGTTTGTCGCGTGGGGATTTTTTAATTCTGTTTTCGAGCAAAAGGAATACGGAGAAAACTATATCTTAGAAAAACTCGCAGAAAAGATGCTCGCTGAAGATCCGAAACTGCAAGGAGAATTCGATCGTCGATTACTAGATCCCGCCTTCGCCCGCAACCCACGAGCACGGTTGGAATTCTTTTATCAGCATTCGCCGTATTATTTGAAGCAGAAGGTTGGAATCTATCCGGTGGGGCGCATCCTGATAAGACAATGA
- a CDS encoding MFS transporter — translation MEESKPDGNSYGWVIVVVATLSLVVSNGLAIGGLPPFYKPIREEFVRIGAIDAAKAESFIANCANITFLMSGVFSLLGGWLITKFRLKPMMLVGCALLGGGLVVHALAYDAETVYFARFFMGASLGFIGVAPCVVLVSQWFDEKRGTALGILLTGTSLGGFIIPLVAAPMIANYGWRTAMLAVSGLVWLVLLPAIIFFVRECESPHVSRGDTHIFVDGKTLTEAIKTPLFWVFGLCAALVFYPIFVTSQQFILYLQTPKIGVSAETAAFAQSALFAISIGGKFLAGFLSDKFRTVGVMAACAGLMFASTLVLFYLTANTALFFLLPFALGYGGTFVLLQRLAADFFGRREIGKILGLITLIEVTGAAIGGRITGYLADQSGGDYTYAFYGVTIAAALAFLATLAIFARNRREML, via the coding sequence ATGGAAGAAAGTAAGCCCGACGGCAATTCCTACGGCTGGGTGATCGTCGTTGTCGCGACCCTTTCGCTTGTTGTGAGCAACGGCTTGGCAATCGGCGGGCTGCCTCCGTTTTATAAGCCTATACGCGAAGAGTTTGTTCGTATTGGAGCAATTGACGCGGCGAAAGCCGAGAGTTTTATTGCCAACTGCGCAAATATTACGTTTCTGATGTCGGGCGTTTTTTCGCTGTTGGGCGGCTGGCTGATCACGAAATTTCGACTCAAGCCGATGATGCTTGTCGGTTGTGCGTTGCTCGGCGGCGGACTCGTGGTTCATGCTTTGGCATACGACGCGGAGACTGTTTATTTCGCGCGATTTTTTATGGGAGCGTCGCTAGGGTTTATTGGCGTTGCTCCGTGTGTTGTATTGGTTTCGCAATGGTTCGATGAAAAACGCGGCACTGCGTTGGGAATTTTGCTGACCGGCACGAGTCTCGGCGGATTTATTATCCCGCTTGTCGCTGCTCCAATGATCGCAAATTATGGTTGGCGAACTGCGATGCTAGCCGTCAGCGGTCTTGTGTGGTTAGTGCTCCTGCCCGCGATCATATTTTTCGTCCGCGAATGCGAAAGCCCGCACGTTAGTAGGGGCGATACACACATCTTTGTCGATGGAAAAACTTTGACCGAAGCGATCAAAACGCCGCTCTTCTGGGTCTTTGGATTATGTGCGGCTTTGGTTTTTTATCCGATCTTTGTGACGAGCCAGCAGTTTATTCTGTACCTGCAGACGCCAAAGATCGGAGTTTCTGCCGAAACCGCCGCGTTCGCTCAATCTGCTCTGTTTGCGATCAGTATCGGCGGCAAATTTCTCGCAGGATTTCTGAGCGACAAATTTCGCACCGTCGGAGTGATGGCTGCGTGTGCGGGTTTGATGTTCGCTTCGACGCTTGTTTTGTTTTATCTCACGGCGAATACTGCTTTGTTTTTCCTGCTTCCTTTCGCTCTCGGCTATGGCGGAACGTTCGTGTTGCTCCAACGTCTCGCGGCCGACTTTTTTGGCCGCAGAGAAATAGGAAAGATCCTCGGCCTCATCACGCTCATCGAAGTCACCGGCGCCGCCATAGGCGGACGCATCACCGGCTATTTAGCAGATCAAAGCGGCGGCGACTACACCTACGCATTCTACGGCGTAACCATCGCCGCCGCCCTCGCATTTCTCGCCACGCTTGCGATATTTGCTCGCAACCGAAGGGAAATGTTGTAA
- a CDS encoding pyridoxamine 5'-phosphate oxidase family protein, which produces MKTERTTVKRIPRRGSYDRETINTILDEAFICHVGFVVEGQPYVIPTGYARIREDFYIHGSAASRMMRSIAEGIDVCVTVTLIDGLVLARSAFHHSMNYRSVVILGKAEMVTDADEKNKALEAFTEHVVPGRWAEVRWPTELELKATTVLRLPITEASAKIRTGDPVDDDEDYSMDVWAGVLPLTLRPSEPVADTKLNPGITLPEHVTKYSRNGRK; this is translated from the coding sequence ATGAAGACAGAACGCACGACAGTCAAACGCATTCCCAGGCGCGGCTCGTATGACCGCGAGACGATCAACACCATTCTTGACGAAGCATTTATCTGCCATGTCGGTTTTGTTGTCGAAGGCCAGCCGTATGTGATCCCTACCGGTTATGCGCGGATTCGCGAAGACTTTTATATTCACGGTTCGGCGGCAAGTCGGATGATGAGATCGATTGCCGAGGGCATAGACGTTTGCGTGACGGTGACACTTATCGATGGACTCGTACTCGCCCGTTCCGCGTTTCATCATTCGATGAATTATCGTTCTGTTGTCATCTTGGGCAAAGCCGAAATGGTCACGGACGCAGACGAAAAAAACAAAGCTCTCGAAGCATTCACTGAGCATGTTGTTCCGGGCCGCTGGGCAGAAGTTCGCTGGCCGACAGAATTAGAGCTAAAAGCCACGACCGTCCTGCGTCTGCCAATCACCGAAGCCTCAGCAAAGATCCGCACCGGCGATCCCGTAGATGACGACGAAGATTATTCTATGGATGTTTGGGCGGGCGTCTTGCCGCTGACGCTTCGGCCTAGTGAGCCTGTCGCGGATACCAAACTCAATCCGGGAATCACTTTGCCGGAACACGTTACCAAGTACAGTAGAAATGGAAGAAAGTAA
- the polA gene encoding DNA polymerase I gives MKRVFLIDAMSHIYRAFFAPMGMKQDPLRNSKGQVTQAIFVFTNMLRKLINDEKPEYIAAVFDTDVPTFRHDSFADYKANREAMPDDLSSQIPYIMRVCEAFCIPMLFVDGFEADDVIGTLVQEVAAKDMQAVIVSNDKDLCQLVRDPHIIAMRNNSQNMKRKVPVPAVEWCDEAWVKNKFGVPPDKIIDLLGLMGDSVDNIPGAPGIGAKGALKLVLEYGSALGAMENAEKITHKTYRESLQNNQDIIKQSLELATIHTTVPIKLDLKELEHSTPDRQKAYELFRELEFTNLTKEFAGQGVVSMPAFSGPEPSGGSPASSGGLFDTQPAANSPAVASEYSIINDREGLDKLLRRLFEIDRWSYLVNDANSNEKASCFSKAAPNGVGIGLGNGEAFYIDLENFTGGVDAAKGSLKDILTNGFLEKSAYDEKRNLGPLLGMGIRPEAVKDDILVAAYLLESTRASYPIPFLAQIYADLDAANTVPANFDEAAFRTTENADFIARLAPILTAKIREAELEKVYYEIELPLIPVLADIELVGMKVDGESLTTFSTFIAKELETLKDKITKIAGREFNIGSPKQVGEIFGELNIETGRKTATGQISTSHDVLVELAETYEIAQHIIDYRELDKLRATYADALPKMIAADGRIHGALNQTVAATGRLSSTEPNLQNIPVRTELGQRIRQAFIPEKGNKLISADYSQLELRILAHITQDPRMLEAFKNNEDIHAQTARLVFGATTEKEMKEKRRLAKIVNFGIAYAVEAFGLSQRVGISRSEAKQVIADYFETYKGIREYMDRTPIEAREKGYITSLFGRRRYFPSINDRNFAVRSRAEREAINMPIQGTASDIVKIAMLRVADALKREKLETKMIMQVHDELLFEGPESEVDAAKVLIKREMEAAAKLDVPITVEIDVGDNWMNAK, from the coding sequence ATGAAACGAGTCTTCTTAATCGACGCGATGTCGCATATATATCGCGCATTCTTTGCTCCGATGGGCATGAAGCAGGATCCGCTGCGTAACAGTAAAGGACAAGTAACGCAGGCGATCTTTGTCTTTACGAACATGCTCCGCAAGCTGATCAATGACGAAAAGCCCGAGTATATAGCGGCGGTTTTTGACACAGATGTGCCAACATTCAGGCACGATTCCTTTGCGGACTACAAGGCAAATCGCGAGGCGATGCCTGACGATCTTTCCAGCCAGATCCCGTACATCATGCGCGTGTGCGAGGCATTTTGCATCCCGATGTTGTTTGTTGACGGGTTTGAGGCGGACGATGTTATCGGCACGCTCGTTCAGGAAGTCGCGGCAAAAGACATGCAGGCGGTGATCGTTTCAAATGACAAAGACCTGTGCCAGCTCGTCCGCGATCCACACATTATTGCGATGCGAAATAACTCGCAAAACATGAAACGCAAAGTGCCCGTTCCCGCAGTTGAATGGTGCGATGAGGCTTGGGTCAAAAATAAATTTGGAGTGCCGCCTGACAAGATAATTGATCTGCTCGGTTTGATGGGCGATTCGGTGGATAACATTCCCGGAGCTCCGGGCATCGGTGCGAAAGGTGCATTGAAACTTGTCCTCGAATATGGTTCTGCTCTCGGAGCAATGGAAAACGCCGAAAAGATCACGCACAAGACCTATCGCGAGAGCCTGCAAAATAATCAGGACATCATCAAACAATCGCTCGAACTCGCAACCATTCACACAACCGTTCCGATCAAGCTCGATCTAAAAGAACTCGAGCACAGCACGCCCGACAGACAAAAAGCTTACGAGCTTTTTCGCGAACTTGAATTTACAAACCTTACAAAAGAATTTGCGGGGCAAGGCGTAGTTTCGATGCCGGCTTTCAGCGGTCCTGAACCGTCGGGCGGGTCGCCTGCATCTTCTGGTGGATTGTTTGATACTCAGCCGGCCGCAAATAGTCCTGCCGTCGCGTCAGAGTATTCCATTATCAACGACCGCGAAGGCCTGGATAAATTGCTCCGCCGTCTTTTTGAAATTGATCGTTGGAGCTACCTCGTCAATGACGCGAATTCGAACGAAAAAGCAAGCTGTTTCAGCAAGGCGGCTCCAAACGGTGTCGGCATCGGACTTGGAAATGGTGAAGCGTTTTACATTGATCTCGAAAACTTCACAGGCGGCGTTGATGCGGCAAAAGGCTCGCTGAAAGACATTCTGACCAACGGCTTTCTAGAAAAATCAGCATACGACGAAAAGCGAAATCTCGGCCCACTGTTAGGCATGGGAATTCGTCCTGAAGCAGTGAAGGACGACATCTTGGTTGCCGCATACTTGCTCGAATCGACCCGCGCGAGTTACCCGATACCGTTTCTCGCTCAGATTTACGCGGATCTCGATGCCGCGAATACTGTTCCAGCAAATTTCGACGAAGCTGCTTTTCGCACGACGGAAAATGCCGATTTCATTGCACGCCTCGCGCCGATCTTGACAGCTAAAATCCGCGAGGCAGAACTTGAAAAGGTCTATTACGAGATCGAATTGCCATTGATCCCGGTACTCGCCGATATTGAGCTTGTCGGTATGAAGGTCGATGGCGAAAGCCTAACGACGTTTTCGACATTTATTGCAAAAGAGCTTGAGACGTTGAAAGACAAGATCACAAAGATCGCTGGACGCGAATTTAATATCGGTTCGCCAAAGCAGGTCGGCGAGATTTTTGGCGAGCTAAATATCGAAACCGGACGAAAAACCGCGACCGGACAAATATCAACGAGCCATGACGTGCTTGTCGAACTCGCCGAAACTTACGAGATTGCACAACACATCATCGACTATCGCGAACTCGACAAACTCCGCGCAACATACGCCGACGCGCTGCCAAAAATGATCGCCGCCGACGGCCGCATTCACGGCGCGTTAAATCAGACTGTCGCTGCGACCGGACGACTGAGTTCGACCGAGCCGAACCTTCAAAACATTCCGGTTCGCACCGAACTCGGCCAGCGTATTCGCCAAGCTTTTATTCCCGAAAAAGGAAACAAACTCATCTCAGCCGATTATTCACAGCTCGAACTTCGCATTCTCGCGCACATCACGCAAGATCCGCGAATGCTTGAGGCTTTCAAAAATAACGAAGACATACATGCCCAGACCGCTAGGCTCGTTTTCGGAGCGACGACCGAAAAAGAGATGAAGGAAAAGCGGCGGCTCGCAAAGATCGTCAATTTCGGCATCGCATACGCGGTCGAGGCATTCGGCCTGTCGCAGCGTGTCGGCATCAGCCGCAGCGAGGCGAAACAGGTCATTGCTGACTACTTTGAAACGTACAAAGGCATCCGCGAATACATGGATCGCACACCGATCGAGGCTCGTGAAAAAGGCTACATCACTTCCCTTTTTGGTCGTCGCCGTTATTTCCCGTCGATCAACGATCGCAATTTCGCCGTCCGCTCACGTGCGGAACGCGAAGCCATCAACATGCCGATCCAAGGCACCGCCAGCGACATCGTCAAGATAGCAATGCTCCGCGTCGCCGACGCCCTAAAACGCGAAAAGCTCGAAACAAAAATGATAATGCAGGTCCACGACGAGCTTCTATTCGAAGGCCCCGAATCCGAAGTCGATGCCGCAAAGGTTCTAATAAAACGCGAAATGGAAGCCGCCGCAAAACTCGACGTGCCGATAACAGTCGAAATCGACGTCGGTGATAACTGGATGAACGCAAAGTAG
- a CDS encoding DUF1990 domain-containing protein, protein MFSIAKPQQKEIDKFLADRISDDFSYPEIGGTKSDAPSGYVVDHNRVKLGSGRSDYERAKTAIRQWKMFAFDWVKLSYDNTPIEVGQTVAILVAHFGFYSLSAARIVYTIDESAEIERYGFAYGTLREHAEIGEERFSVEFHHDSGGIWYDLYAFSKPGSLLARIGYPLSRYLQRSFVRDSKTAMLDFMSQDRSNL, encoded by the coding sequence ATGTTCTCGATAGCCAAACCACAACAAAAAGAGATCGATAAATTCCTCGCTGATCGCATTTCCGATGATTTCTCTTATCCAGAGATCGGAGGCACAAAAAGCGATGCTCCGTCTGGTTATGTAGTCGATCACAACAGGGTAAAACTTGGTTCTGGAAGGTCTGACTACGAACGAGCTAAGACCGCTATTCGACAATGGAAGATGTTTGCGTTCGATTGGGTAAAACTCAGTTACGACAATACGCCGATAGAGGTTGGTCAGACAGTCGCGATTCTTGTTGCTCATTTTGGTTTCTATTCTCTCAGTGCTGCACGGATCGTCTATACCATCGATGAATCGGCGGAAATAGAACGTTATGGCTTTGCATACGGAACATTGCGAGAACATGCAGAGATCGGCGAAGAGCGATTTTCTGTTGAGTTTCACCACGATAGCGGAGGGATTTGGTATGACCTTTACGCATTCTCAAAGCCCGGTTCATTACTCGCCCGCATCGGTTATCCGTTGAGCCGATATTTGCAGAGATCGTTTGTGAGAGATTCAAAAACGGCAATGTTAGATTTCATGTCGCAAGATAGGTCGAATCTATAA
- a CDS encoding tetratricopeptide repeat protein: MLRSAFITTIFLLFASVSSFAQKPEGPNDVLMVLPFENKSGKAEFNWIGESFSSSITELLVNKGVGIISNAERKITQQDLKVPLTSIPSLATSLWIAQRAKASLLMVGSYDIPPADEKDVTTVYVKAKVIRVRDGKILSEEFTSSKPGFELHDALSKLQTIQGDLAYQVFARVRKVLYKEEALFLKRDDLLSAANKVPSKAFEAYVKGLLTSNVSARENYLKNALRFYAEDKNHPNETYTSAALELGHLYRSQDKRDEAAESFRNVINAFATCRDTALNQRVVPQCKGEENAEASYYLGWIYFQKKNYEQALAVLLDVKDLKLVSINNLIGVVGIQAARSDKAGSPKAADFLLKSLDALKRAEDTVPDDRKIAFNYSLALFLNQKYDEAGQHFRNVTAADPNDGEAAFLAAKSFEMTPGREQDAAASDDWAKRLLKDQNRYAKLQQAWAQSKSIESIESRITPASRDDFVEVVFISKRAPVKPALDPTADLLSQARALFKQGKYDDAIEKLRRVLISEPMNAESYLMLGKIYQSRGEIDQAISQFKTAIFWDNRLVDAPVALGKIYSEKGSCDLAKTYAVLAQELDPTNQEVMGLQRIVEKCSK; the protein is encoded by the coding sequence ATGCTGAGAAGTGCTTTCATTACAACGATATTTTTACTTTTCGCAAGTGTTTCGTCGTTTGCCCAAAAGCCCGAAGGCCCGAACGACGTTCTGATGGTGCTTCCGTTTGAGAATAAGTCAGGTAAAGCTGAATTTAATTGGATCGGAGAGAGTTTTAGCTCGTCCATCACTGAATTACTTGTTAATAAAGGTGTCGGGATCATAAGCAACGCAGAACGCAAAATAACGCAGCAAGACCTAAAAGTGCCCTTGACCTCGATCCCCTCGTTAGCGACATCGCTATGGATAGCCCAACGGGCGAAGGCCAGCCTTTTGATGGTTGGCAGCTATGATATACCGCCGGCTGATGAGAAAGATGTAACCACAGTTTACGTAAAAGCGAAGGTCATCCGTGTTCGGGACGGAAAAATTCTAAGTGAGGAATTTACGAGTTCGAAACCTGGTTTTGAGCTGCACGATGCTTTGAGTAAGCTTCAAACGATTCAGGGAGACCTTGCATACCAAGTCTTTGCAAGGGTTAGAAAAGTCCTTTACAAAGAAGAAGCGTTGTTCCTCAAAAGAGACGATCTTTTGTCAGCAGCAAACAAAGTGCCGTCCAAGGCATTTGAGGCTTACGTCAAAGGTCTGCTAACTTCCAACGTTTCAGCTCGCGAAAACTACCTTAAAAATGCTCTGCGATTTTATGCAGAGGATAAGAATCATCCTAACGAGACATATACGTCGGCCGCTCTAGAACTGGGCCATTTGTATCGGTCACAAGACAAACGCGACGAAGCGGCTGAGAGTTTTCGAAATGTAATTAACGCGTTTGCTACTTGCCGCGATACAGCGCTAAATCAACGTGTAGTTCCTCAATGCAAGGGCGAAGAAAACGCAGAGGCTTCGTATTATCTTGGCTGGATCTATTTTCAGAAAAAGAACTACGAACAGGCACTCGCGGTTCTGCTCGACGTGAAAGACCTCAAACTTGTCAGCATTAACAACCTGATCGGCGTTGTAGGAATACAGGCAGCACGTTCCGACAAGGCCGGTTCACCAAAAGCGGCGGACTTTTTATTAAAATCTCTCGATGCTTTGAAGCGGGCGGAAGATACAGTTCCGGATGACCGAAAAATAGCGTTTAACTATTCGCTCGCTCTTTTTCTAAATCAGAAATACGATGAGGCCGGCCAGCATTTTCGAAATGTGACAGCCGCAGATCCGAACGATGGTGAAGCTGCGTTCTTAGCAGCAAAATCATTTGAAATGACGCCGGGCCGCGAACAGGATGCGGCGGCGAGCGACGATTGGGCCAAAAGGCTGCTAAAAGATCAAAACCGCTACGCAAAACTTCAGCAGGCTTGGGCTCAGTCAAAGTCGATCGAGTCTATCGAGAGCCGTATCACTCCGGCATCGCGTGATGATTTTGTCGAGGTCGTCTTTATTTCAAAACGGGCGCCGGTTAAGCCTGCTTTAGATCCGACAGCCGATCTTCTCTCGCAGGCCCGCGCACTTTTTAAGCAGGGAAAATATGATGACGCGATCGAAAAGCTCAGGCGCGTGCTGATCAGCGAACCGATGAACGCGGAAAGCTACTTGATGCTCGGAAAGATATACCAAAGCCGCGGCGAGATCGATCAGGCGATCAGCCAGTTCAAAACAGCGATCTTCTGGGACAACCGGCTCGTTGACGCTCCGGTGGCGTTAGGAAAGATCTATTCCGAAAAGGGAAGCTGCGATCTGGCCAAAACCTACGCAGTACTAGCGCAGGAACTCGATCCAACCAATCAGGAAGTAATGGGACTGCAAAGGATAGTAGAAAAATGCTCTAAATAA